A single genomic interval of Pyrus communis chromosome 5, drPyrComm1.1, whole genome shotgun sequence harbors:
- the LOC137733410 gene encoding eukaryotic translation initiation factor 4G-like produces the protein MDGMLPHPMQPHGIIHQGQNLTFTPQMVLQIPQMGNLGISRASQCPQQQSRKFGGSRKTPVDIIHPDTPELSGTKSTISKGKKKRKEIVSKTGAADVTSDLYGAYKNPEEKKGTENTESIMTSIISKQVATDAPQQDAVGREKDAPVKAEPEDWEDAADISPPKLETSDTAEQVCGVDDSDKDGHEHGAKKYSRDFQLKFSEQFTELPEGFEIKSDIAEILDANVNAAPSIDYDSLPSPGRIVDRQGGAARLDRRGSGIMDYDRWNKGGAANFQTGQGPNFGVLRNPRAPTPVQQHVRGILPGPGHSVGHQGGMQRNNSDADRWQRDTNFQPKGLMPSPHAPLQVMHKADGKYEVGKVTEEEQAKQRQLKAILNKLTPQNFEKLFEQVKAVNIENVTTLTGVISQIFDKALMEPTFCEMYANFCFYLAGELPGFSEDKEKISFKRLLLCKCQEEFERGERKQEEAYKANEEGQVKQSEEEEEEKRIKARRRTLGNIRLIGELYKKKMLTERIMHECIKKLLGQQQTPDEEDIEALCILMSTIGEMIDHPKAKEHMDAYFERMKSLSNNMKLSSRVRFMLKDAIDLRKNKWQQRSKVEGPKNIEEVHRDAAQNVPSENVFTEDRLRDMSLAAIREFYSARDEKRLLYALKT, from the coding sequence ATGGATGGGATGCTGCCCCATCCAATGCAGCCCCATGGAATTATTCATCAGGGTCAGAACCTGACTTTTACCCCCCAAATGGTTCTTCAGATACCTCAGATGGGCAACTTGGGGATCAGCAGGGCGTCACAATGCCCCCAGCAACAGAGTAGGAAGTTTGGCGGCTCTCGTAAAACTCCTGTCGACATTATACATCCAGATACACCTGAACTGAGTGGAACTAAGAGTACTATTTcaaaggggaagaagaaaagaaaagaaattgtttCTAAGACAGGTGCTGCTGACGTGACCTCTGATCTTTATGGGGCGTACAAGAACCCTGAAGAAAAGAAGGGTACTGAAAACACTGAAAGTATTATGACAAGTATAATTTCAAAGCAGGTAGCTACTGATGCTCCTCAGCAAGATGCTgtagggagagagaaagatgcACCCGTTAAAGCTGAGCCAGAGGATTGGGAAGACGCTGCTGACATCTCTCCCCCAAAACTGGAAACCTCAGATACTGCAGAGCAGGTCTGTGGAGTGGATGATTCTGACAAAGATGGACATGAACATGGGGCGAAGAAATATTCCAGAGATTTCCAGTTGAAGTTTTCTGAGCAATTTACTGAGCTTCCAGAAGGTTTTGAAATTAAGTCTGATATAGCAGAGATCTTGGATGCTAATGTGAATGCTGCTCCTTCCATTGATTATGATTCGCTCCCTAGTCCGGGAAGAATTGTTGATAGGCAAGGAGGGGCCGCAAGACTTGACCGTCGTGGGAGTGGAATAATGGATTATGATAGATGGAATAAGGGAGGTGCTGCCAATTTCCAAACTGGCCAAGGACCAAATTTTGGTGTTTTGAGGAATCCACGTGCACCGACACCAGTTCAGCAGCATGTTAGAGGGATCCTGCCTGGGCCTGGTCACTCTGTTGGTCATCAGGGAGGGATGCAAAGAAATAATTCTGATGCTGACAGGTGGCAGAGAGATACGAATTTTCAACCTAAGGGCTTGATGCCTTCTCCTCATGCTCCATTACAGGTGATGCACAAAGCTGACGGGAAATATGAAGTGGGTAAAGTGACTGAGGAAGAGCAGGCCAAGCAAAGGCAGTTAAAGGCTATACTGAACAAGTTAACtcctcaaaattttgaaaaactatTCGAGCAAGTGAAAGCTGTCAATATAGAGAATGTGACGACTCTAACTGGTGTCATTTCACAGATCTTTGACAAGGCTCTTATGGAGCCTACTTTCTGTGAGATGTATGCTAACTTCTGTTTTTATCTTGCCGGAGAGTTGCCTGGTTTCAgtgaagacaaagaaaagataagttTTAAGAGATTGCTTTTGTGCAAGTGCCAGGAGGAATTTGAGAggggagaaagaaagcaagagGAGGCCTATAAGGCCAATGAAGAGGGTCAGGTGAAACagtctgaagaagaagaagaggagaaaagaATCAAAGCGCGAAGACGAACATTGGGTAACATTAGATTAATTGGGGAActatacaaaaagaaaatgttgaCGGAGAGAATTATGCACGAATGCATTAAAAAGTTGCTAGGTCAGCAACAGACTCCAGATGAGGAAGATATTGAAGCTTTGTGCATACTAATGAGCACAATTGGGGAGATGATTGATCATCCGAAAGCCAAGGAGCACATGGATGCATATTTTGAAAGGATGAAAAGCTTATCGAATAACATGAAATTATCTTCTAGGGTTAGGTTCATGTTGAAGGATGCAATTGATTTGA